The sequence CGAATCATTTCAGTGCGGGTTCAAATTTAATTAAGAATAATCCGGAAATATTTTTACCGGCTGATGAAGAAATGTATTCAAAAGATAAATATACATTCTTCAAACCAGAAGGAGCCTCGCAAATATTCGCGCACGGACGCGATCCGTTTTTCCCTGCCTGGCAAGATACAATCCAGGTTAATTATATCAGTCCGGAAGCAGTTGCGTTTATGATTGATACTTTATATAAAATTGCAAAATACTGCGATGGTGTTAGATGCGATATGGCTATGCTTGCTTTAAGCAATGTTTTTTTTAATACCTGGCGCGGCGTTCTTAACAAGCTGGGTTTTTCTAAACCGGATAGGGAATTCTGGCAGCTTGCAATTAAAAGAGTTAAAGAACATTTCCCTGATTTTATTTTTATGGCAGAAACATATTGGGATTTAGAGTGGGATCTACAGCAGCTTGGATTTGATTATACTTATGACAAAAAATTAACCGATAGACTTAATTGGGGAAATGTACGTGATATTCGGAATCACTTGATGGCTGAATTAGATTACCAGAATAAGCTGGTTCGTTTTATTGAAAATCATGACGAAGAACGAGCGGAAATATTATTTGGTAGAAACCGATCCAAGGCAGCTGCCGTTGTAATGAGCACAATTCCTGGAATACGTTTTTATTATGATGGTCAATTTGAAGGAAAAAAAATTAAGCTCCCTGTGCAGCTTGGAAGAGAGCCTAATGAAAAAGTGAACCAAAGTGTGCAGGATTTCTACTTTAAATTGCTAAGAATTACAAAGGAAGAAGTTTTTCATTTGGGAATCTGGAAATTGTTAACCGCGTTGCCGGCTTGGGAACATAATAATACTTTTTCAAACATGCTTGCATGGAATTGGAATTATAAAAATGAAAACCGGCTTATTGTTGTTAATTATTCTGACCAGAAATCACAATGCAGATTAAAATTGGATGTTGGAGATTATGATGAGAATTTTGAAATAATAGATTTGCTGAACGACTACGTTTATTTACGTTCTTCTGAAGAAGTTTACCATACTGGATTATACGTCGAACTTCAGGCTTTTCAAAGTCACATTTTTGCATATTAGAAATCCAGGGTATTGTAGTATTCTATCCCAAATCTTATTTTAACCAATACTCTAAACCAATTCTATCTTCTATAAAAAATCAAATTCTCATTGGGAATTTTTAAGTGTCCAAGTTGGTTTAGTTGGTAATATTTCTATTTTCACTTGAACTTAAAATGATTATCTTTCAGCGGAAAGAATATTTCTGAACAGAGAACGGCGGAATAGCAAAAAAAAAAATTAAAATGGTTTTTTATAGCTCAAAATCAATCTCATTGGTTTATAAAATAGGAGTAGTTTAATAGTAATGTTTCTGGATAATATAGTTGAAATAAATAAAGTGGCTGTTAGAAAAGAAGTTTTTGAAACTAAATTTGTCTGCGATCTGAATAAATGTAAAGGAGCATGCTGCACTTTAGAAAGCCAGTATGGTGCACCTCTTCTGAAAGATGAAAT is a genomic window of Ignavibacteriales bacterium containing:
- a CDS encoding alpha-amylase family glycosyl hydrolase is translated as MITHPKLYEINTRVWINKFSLDKKKISLTEIPDQVWKDLADKGINIVWLMGIWKTNPALTQKYCLEDFLIRNYEKALKDWKLEDVIGSPFAIDEYIVNPDLGDFEILGNLREKLNSFEIKLFLDFIPNHFSAGSNLIKNNPEIFLPADEEMYSKDKYTFFKPEGASQIFAHGRDPFFPAWQDTIQVNYISPEAVAFMIDTLYKIAKYCDGVRCDMAMLALSNVFFNTWRGVLNKLGFSKPDREFWQLAIKRVKEHFPDFIFMAETYWDLEWDLQQLGFDYTYDKKLTDRLNWGNVRDIRNHLMAELDYQNKLVRFIENHDEERAEILFGRNRSKAAAVVMSTIPGIRFYYDGQFEGKKIKLPVQLGREPNEKVNQSVQDFYFKLLRITKEEVFHLGIWKLLTALPAWEHNNTFSNMLAWNWNYKNENRLIVVNYSDQKSQCRLKLDVGDYDENFEIIDLLNDYVYLRSSEEVYHTGLYVELQAFQSHIFAY